A stretch of Acidovorax sp. RAC01 DNA encodes these proteins:
- a CDS encoding TRAP transporter large permease gives MIIAVFLVSLLLAMAIGMPISFALLASGVALMWQLDLFDAQILIQNLIGGADSFPLLAVPFFMLAGEIMNVGGLSKRIVNLALSLVGHVRGGLGYVTIMAGCLLSALSGSAVADAAALTALLLPMMVKAGHDKAQAGGLIAATGVIGPVIPPSIGLVIFGVAANVSISKLFMAAIVPGLLIGGALWVTWAWLVRREKIQPPPRKSMREVLAAAREASWALLLPIIILVGLRMGVFTPTEAAVVAAVYAFVVATFVYRELTLRQLYRVFVGAAKTSAIVMFLIAAAMVSAWLITVADLPSKVVGLLEPFMGNKILLMAAIMVLVMVVGTAMDMTPTILILTPILMPVVNAAGIDPVYFGVMFIINNSIGLITPPVGVVLNVVAGVGKMRMDDVTRGVLPFMAAEFAVMFLMIFFPILVTGPARWFHG, from the coding sequence ATGATCATCGCGGTTTTTCTTGTGTCGCTGCTGCTGGCGATGGCCATCGGCATGCCTATTTCCTTCGCGTTGTTGGCCAGCGGCGTGGCCCTCATGTGGCAGTTGGACCTGTTCGATGCGCAGATCCTCATCCAGAACCTGATCGGCGGGGCCGACAGTTTTCCGCTGCTGGCCGTGCCTTTCTTCATGCTGGCCGGCGAAATCATGAATGTGGGCGGGCTGTCCAAACGCATCGTCAACCTGGCGCTGTCGCTGGTCGGCCACGTGCGCGGCGGCCTGGGCTACGTGACCATCATGGCCGGTTGTCTGCTGTCCGCGCTGTCCGGTTCGGCCGTGGCTGACGCGGCGGCGCTCACGGCACTGCTGCTCCCCATGATGGTGAAGGCCGGGCACGACAAGGCCCAGGCTGGCGGCCTGATTGCAGCCACAGGCGTCATCGGCCCGGTCATCCCGCCGAGCATCGGGCTCGTCATCTTCGGCGTAGCGGCCAACGTGTCCATCTCCAAGCTGTTCATGGCGGCCATCGTGCCGGGCCTGCTGATCGGCGGTGCTTTGTGGGTGACCTGGGCCTGGCTGGTGCGGCGTGAAAAGATCCAGCCGCCGCCGCGCAAGTCCATGCGCGAAGTCCTGGCCGCTGCGCGCGAGGCCAGCTGGGCGCTGCTGCTGCCGATCATCATCCTCGTCGGCCTGCGCATGGGCGTGTTCACGCCGACGGAAGCCGCCGTGGTAGCCGCAGTCTATGCCTTCGTGGTGGCGACCTTCGTGTACCGCGAACTCACGCTGCGCCAGCTTTACCGCGTCTTCGTGGGTGCTGCCAAGACCAGCGCCATCGTGATGTTCCTGATCGCCGCCGCCATGGTGAGCGCCTGGCTCATCACCGTGGCCGACCTGCCCTCCAAGGTGGTGGGCCTGCTGGAGCCCTTCATGGGCAACAAGATTCTGCTCATGGCCGCCATCATGGTGCTGGTGATGGTCGTCGGCACGGCGATGGACATGACGCCCACCATCCTGATCCTCACGCCCATCCTGATGCCGGTGGTCAACGCGGCGGGCATCGATCCGGTGTATTTCGGCGTGATGTTCATCATCAACAACTCCATCGGCCTGATCACGCCGCCCGTGGGCGTGGTGCTGAACGTGGTGGCCGGCGTGGGCAAGATGCGCATGGACGATGTCACGCGCGGCGTGCTGCCCTTCATGGCGGCCGAGTTCGCGGTCATGTTCCTGATGATCTTCTTCCCCATCCTGGTCACGGGGCCTGCGCGCTGGTTCCATGGGTGA
- the dld gene encoding D-lactate dehydrogenase gives MTAMPPAAALAPSDLLARLKEIVGGGHVLTGDASTRRYRSGFRYGGGDVLAVVRPGSLTQLWHTLKACHAAGTIILCQAANTGLTGGSTPMEGGYDRPVVLINMLRLKQLDLLQRGEQVLARPGVTLEQLERRLKPLGREPHSVIGSSCIGASVTGGICNNSGGSLIRRGPAFTQFSLFACIDEDGQLRLVNHLGMALGDDPEQILANLESGRFARDDLPAEPGRMASDREYSQHVRDIDSSEPARYNADPRRLYEASGSAGKIAVFAVRLDTFAADTDTRVFYIGTNQPRDLADLRRHMLARFASLPVAAEYMHRSAYDLSRTYGKDLFVYIRKLGTARVPLAFALKSRFDALAERCGLGRNLADRLLQRLANRMPEHLPARMNAFRDRYAHHLLLKVSDAGIEETRAYLQTFMAERPEAGFFECNEEEAGAAFLNRFAVGNATNRYRAVHADTVEDVVALDIALPRNALDWFEILPPELAAQVEQPMYCGHFFCHVMHQEYLVKKGVDCAQFKERVLALLDARGAKYPAEHNVGHIYRADPVLEGFYRSLDPTNTFNPGIGQTSTRHRWRAVCCDVHREPPGR, from the coding sequence ATGACGGCCATGCCACCGGCAGCCGCCCTCGCACCCTCCGACCTGCTGGCCCGCCTCAAGGAGATCGTCGGCGGCGGCCATGTGCTGACGGGCGATGCGTCCACGCGCCGCTACCGCAGCGGCTTTCGCTACGGCGGCGGCGACGTACTGGCCGTGGTGCGCCCCGGCAGCCTGACGCAGCTGTGGCACACGCTGAAGGCCTGCCACGCCGCCGGCACCATCATCCTCTGCCAGGCCGCCAACACAGGCCTCACGGGCGGCTCCACACCGATGGAGGGCGGCTACGACCGCCCGGTAGTGCTCATCAACATGCTGCGGCTCAAGCAGCTGGACCTGCTGCAGCGCGGCGAGCAGGTGCTGGCCCGGCCCGGCGTCACGCTCGAACAGCTCGAACGCAGGCTCAAGCCGCTGGGCCGCGAGCCGCATTCCGTGATCGGGTCGAGTTGCATCGGCGCCTCGGTGACAGGCGGCATCTGCAACAACTCCGGGGGCTCGCTCATCCGGCGCGGTCCTGCCTTCACGCAGTTCTCGCTCTTCGCTTGCATCGACGAGGACGGCCAACTGCGGCTCGTCAACCACCTGGGCATGGCACTCGGCGACGATCCCGAGCAGATCCTCGCCAACCTGGAGAGTGGCCGTTTCGCTCGCGACGACCTGCCGGCCGAACCCGGCCGCATGGCCTCTGACCGCGAGTACTCGCAGCATGTGCGCGACATCGATTCCAGTGAGCCAGCACGCTACAACGCCGACCCGCGCCGCCTCTACGAGGCCTCGGGCTCCGCCGGCAAGATCGCCGTCTTCGCGGTGCGCCTGGACACCTTCGCGGCGGATACGGACACCCGCGTGTTCTACATCGGCACCAACCAGCCGCGCGACCTCGCGGACCTGCGCCGCCACATGCTGGCCCGCTTCGCTTCCCTGCCCGTGGCGGCCGAGTACATGCACCGCTCGGCCTACGATCTGAGCCGCACTTACGGCAAGGACCTGTTCGTCTACATCCGCAAACTGGGCACCGCGCGCGTGCCGCTGGCCTTCGCGCTCAAGAGCCGTTTCGACGCGCTCGCCGAGCGCTGCGGGCTGGGGCGGAACCTGGCCGACCGCCTGCTGCAGCGGCTCGCCAACCGGATGCCCGAACACCTGCCTGCGCGCATGAACGCCTTTCGCGACCGCTACGCGCACCACCTGCTCTTGAAGGTAAGCGACGCGGGCATCGAGGAAACGCGTGCCTATCTGCAGACCTTCATGGCCGAACGCCCGGAGGCAGGCTTCTTCGAATGCAATGAGGAGGAGGCCGGCGCGGCCTTCCTGAACCGCTTTGCCGTCGGCAACGCCACCAACCGCTACCGGGCGGTGCATGCCGACACGGTGGAAGACGTGGTGGCGCTGGACATCGCGCTGCCGCGCAATGCGCTGGACTGGTTCGAGATCCTGCCGCCGGAGCTGGCCGCGCAGGTCGAGCAGCCCATGTACTGCGGACATTTCTTCTGCCACGTGATGCACCAGGAGTACCTGGTGAAGAAGGGCGTGGACTGCGCGCAGTTCAAGGAGCGCGTGCTGGCGCTTCTGGACGCGCGCGGCGCGAAGTACCCGGCCGAACACAACGTCGGTCACATCTACCGCGCCGACCCGGTGCTTGAGGGCTTCTACCGCAGCCTGGATCCGACCAACACCTTCAATCCCGGCATCGGCCAGACCTCGACGCGGCATCGCTGGCGGGCGGTGTGCTGCGACGTGCATCGCGAGCCGCCCGGCCGGTGA
- a CDS encoding TRAP transporter small permease, with protein MRKIIDIYCGIFEFLIALMLALMVILVFGNVVLRYGFNSGIAISEEVARWLFIWITFLGAVVALRERAHLGVDMLVSRLPVAGKKLCLAASYACMLYILWLLYEGSLAQVRINWDTEAPVTGASMAIVYAAGAVFAVCAALILLTDGVRLLTGRMSVDELVAIQESEEAGALAQALGPHGSLGALGTSPAAPAGGSQHSTRS; from the coding sequence GTGCGAAAAATCATCGACATCTATTGCGGCATCTTCGAATTCCTGATCGCGCTCATGCTGGCGCTGATGGTGATCCTGGTCTTCGGCAACGTGGTGCTGCGCTACGGCTTCAACTCCGGCATCGCGATCTCCGAAGAAGTGGCCCGCTGGCTCTTCATCTGGATCACCTTCCTGGGCGCCGTGGTGGCCCTGCGAGAACGGGCGCACCTGGGCGTGGACATGCTGGTGTCGCGGCTCCCCGTGGCGGGCAAAAAGCTCTGCCTGGCGGCCAGCTACGCCTGCATGCTCTACATCCTGTGGCTGTTGTATGAAGGCAGTCTGGCGCAGGTGCGCATCAACTGGGACACCGAAGCGCCCGTCACCGGCGCCTCCATGGCCATCGTGTATGCCGCCGGGGCGGTCTTCGCCGTGTGTGCTGCCCTCATCTTGCTGACGGATGGCGTCCGGCTGCTGACAGGCCGGATGTCGGTGGACGAGCTGGTGGCCATCCAGGAGTCCGAAGAAGCCGGTGCCCTGGCCCAGGCGCTCGGTCCGCACGGGTCGCTAGGCGCGCTCGGCACCTCTCCCGCCGCCCCCGCTGGTGGCTCCCAGCACTCCACACGTTCCTGA